One genomic region from Drosophila busckii strain San Diego stock center, stock number 13000-0081.31 chromosome 3R, ASM1175060v1, whole genome shotgun sequence encodes:
- the LOC108602573 gene encoding transcription factor Ouib-like: protein MEDLHALCRACGTTINKKLDTKLFDKLNYYMVSLIDDITDIWIEHDENLPEYICIGCKCLLDQVVEFRAKCLTNQKRLVATINMALGNGKDCNAPKSLQNLEADTNLQLSEDNIELKMCGQLARSKAANVKCKQKHSTSTWICEQCGGEFKSSTYLKLHMLRHTDNKPYECDICHRRYYTHNEMLRHRLLHTSERPYKCRFCNKSFRGTSSKAVHERTHTNERPFSCKYCEKTFTSTSVCKMHERVHDNNRQYYCEPCNQWFVRSTHLTTHQRTKLHKTKSVKES, encoded by the exons ATGGAAGATCTTCATGCACTTTGCCGCGCTTGTGGCACTACAATTAATAAGAAGCTGGACACCAAACTATTTgataaactaaactattatATGGTTAGTTTAATAGACGACATCACAGATATATgg atCGAGCATGATGAGAATCTACCTGAGTATATATGCATTGGATGCAAGTGTTTATTAGATCAAGTTGTTGAATTTCGCGCAAAGTGTCTTACTAATCAAAAAAGATTAGTGGCGACTATTAATATGGCTTTGGGTAATGGTAAAGACTGCAATGCTCCCAAATCTCTACAGAATTTAGAAGCAGATACGAATCTTCAATTATCTGAGGATAACATAGAACTAAAAATGTGTGGCCAGTTGGCTCGCAGCAAGGCTGCTAAcgttaaatgtaaacaaaagcattcAACAAGCACCTGGATATGTGAGCAGTGTGGCGGGGAGTTTAAGTCCTCAACTTACCTAAAATTACATATGCTACGACACACAGATAACAAACCGTATGAATGCGACATTTGTCATCGCCGATATTACACGCATAATGAAATGTTGCGCCATAGGCTCTTACATACTTCTGAAAGGCCATATAAGTGCCGATTTTGTAACAAAAGTTTTCGGGGCACTAGCAGCAAGGCAGTGCATGAAAGGACTCACACAAACGAACGGCCATTTTCTTGTAAATACTGTGAGAAAACGTTTACATCCACATCGGTGTGCAAAATGCACGAGAGAGTGCATGATAACAATCGACAATATTA CTGCGAGCCATGCAATCAATGGTTTGTACGATCGACCCACTTGACAACACACCAGCGCACTAAACTACACAAAACTAAATCTGTTAAGGAATCCTAG